A stretch of Desulfurivibrio alkaliphilus AHT 2 DNA encodes these proteins:
- the tyrS gene encoding tyrosine--tRNA ligase has product MNIDEQVTYLSRGAVQVVSPEDLRKKLLRAEETGVPLRVKAGFDPTAPDLHLGHTVLIQKMKHFQDLGHQILFLIGDFTGRIGDPTGKSETRKPLSAEDVARNAETYKEQVFKILDPDKTQVVFNSSWLNELSSQDFIKLAAQLTVARMLEREDFKQRFVNEKPIGVHEFLYPLIQGYDSVALKADIELGGTDQLFNLLTGRDLQRVWGQDPQVVITMPLLEGLDGVNKMSKSLANYIGICENADDIYGKTMSMPDSLMFRYYELLSDLSPAEIDRLKAEMEAGRAHPKEVKQQLARELTARFHGQDAAQRAAANFDKVFKQHELPEDLPEITLPAGDQAVWLPRLLVDAGLVKGTGEARRMIGQQAVSVNGEKVAEVEATVAAAGEVLLKVGKRRFCRVIFT; this is encoded by the coding sequence GTGAACATCGACGAGCAAGTAACCTATCTCAGCCGGGGAGCGGTGCAGGTTGTTTCCCCTGAAGATCTGCGCAAGAAGTTGCTCCGGGCCGAGGAAACCGGCGTACCGCTGCGGGTCAAGGCCGGATTTGATCCCACCGCGCCGGACCTGCACCTGGGGCATACGGTGCTGATCCAGAAGATGAAGCACTTCCAGGATCTGGGGCATCAGATCCTTTTCCTGATCGGGGATTTCACCGGCCGGATCGGCGATCCCACCGGCAAGTCGGAAACCAGAAAGCCCTTGAGCGCCGAGGACGTGGCCCGTAACGCCGAAACCTACAAGGAACAGGTTTTCAAGATCCTGGACCCGGACAAGACCCAGGTGGTGTTCAACTCCTCCTGGCTCAACGAATTGTCTTCCCAGGACTTTATCAAACTGGCGGCCCAGCTTACCGTGGCCCGGATGCTGGAGCGGGAGGATTTTAAACAGCGCTTTGTCAATGAAAAGCCCATCGGGGTGCATGAGTTTCTCTATCCCCTGATCCAGGGCTACGATTCCGTGGCCTTGAAGGCGGACATCGAGCTGGGCGGCACCGATCAGCTTTTCAATTTGCTCACCGGCCGCGACCTCCAGCGGGTCTGGGGCCAGGATCCTCAGGTGGTGATTACCATGCCCCTGCTGGAAGGACTGGACGGGGTCAATAAGATGAGCAAATCGCTGGCCAATTACATCGGCATCTGTGAAAATGCCGATGATATTTACGGTAAAACCATGTCCATGCCCGACAGCCTGATGTTCCGCTACTACGAATTGCTTAGCGATCTCAGCCCGGCAGAGATCGACCGGCTCAAGGCGGAGATGGAAGCCGGTCGGGCCCATCCCAAGGAAGTCAAACAGCAACTGGCCCGGGAGTTGACGGCCCGGTTCCACGGCCAGGACGCCGCCCAGCGGGCCGCAGCCAATTTCGACAAGGTGTTCAAGCAACATGAACTGCCCGAAGATTTGCCCGAGATAACCCTGCCCGCTGGTGACCAAGCCGTCTGGCTGCCCCGCTTGCTGGTGGATGCCGGCCTGGTCAAAGGGACCGGCGAGGCCAGGCGGATGATCGGCCAACAGGCGGTTAGCGTTAACGGGGAGAAGGTGGCGGAAGTGGAAGCAACCGTGGCCGCTGCAGGAGAGGTGCTGCTCAAGGTGGGCAAACGCCGGTTCTGCCGGGTGATTTTCACCTGA
- the rny gene encoding ribonuclease Y, which yields MTDSIVVALIAGLLALAVGVAAGFYLRKFIIDSRREDAEAQGRKLVENALAEAERIKKEAVLQSRDECLQLRQEVEKEIRDRKKEVSEEEKRLIQKLDQMERKIELLDQREMELYKKEQNLGKEEEKLAGRNQEIDRLVEEQRSQLEKVASLSREEAKQKLIESIESEARMEAAKAVVRIENEMKMKADRKAKNILALAISRYAGDYVAEKTVSVVPLPGDEMKGRIIGREGRNIRAIEAATGIDVIIDDTPEAVILSGFNPVRREVARLSLERLIADGRIHPARIEEVVGKVAEELEVGMREAGEQATFDVGAHGVNPELIMLLGRLKYRTSYSQNCLQHSLEVAFLCGIMASELGLNVKRAKRAGLLHDIGKAVDHEVEGSHASIGADLAKKYGESPEVVHAIAAHHEDVEPEGILDILVQSADALSGARPGARKEMLESYVKRLEDLEKIANGFKGVDKSYAIQAGREIRVIVDSAKLSDAEAAMVTKDIVKKIEEELTYPGQIRVTVIRESRNVEYAK from the coding sequence GTGACCGATAGTATAGTTGTGGCCTTAATCGCCGGGCTGCTTGCCCTGGCTGTCGGGGTGGCCGCCGGGTTTTACCTGCGTAAATTCATCATCGACAGCCGGCGTGAGGATGCCGAAGCTCAAGGGCGTAAACTGGTCGAAAACGCTCTGGCGGAAGCCGAGCGGATCAAAAAGGAAGCCGTGCTGCAGAGCCGTGATGAGTGTTTGCAGCTCCGGCAGGAGGTGGAAAAAGAGATCCGCGACCGGAAAAAGGAGGTTTCCGAAGAGGAAAAACGTTTGATCCAGAAACTCGATCAGATGGAGCGGAAGATCGAATTGCTGGATCAGCGGGAAATGGAGTTGTACAAAAAAGAGCAGAATCTGGGCAAGGAAGAGGAAAAACTGGCGGGACGCAACCAGGAAATCGACCGCCTGGTGGAGGAGCAGCGCAGTCAGTTGGAAAAAGTCGCCAGTTTAAGCCGGGAGGAGGCCAAGCAAAAGCTTATTGAGAGCATTGAAAGCGAGGCCCGGATGGAGGCGGCCAAGGCGGTGGTCAGGATCGAAAACGAGATGAAGATGAAGGCCGACCGCAAGGCCAAGAACATTCTGGCCCTGGCCATCTCGCGTTATGCCGGTGATTACGTGGCGGAAAAAACGGTTTCCGTGGTGCCACTGCCCGGCGATGAGATGAAGGGCCGCATCATCGGCCGGGAAGGTCGTAACATCCGTGCCATTGAAGCCGCCACCGGAATTGATGTGATCATCGATGATACCCCCGAGGCGGTAATTCTCTCCGGCTTCAACCCGGTGCGCCGGGAAGTGGCGCGCCTTTCCCTGGAGCGGTTGATTGCCGATGGGCGCATTCACCCGGCCCGCATTGAAGAGGTGGTCGGCAAAGTGGCCGAAGAGTTGGAAGTGGGGATGCGGGAAGCCGGTGAACAGGCCACCTTCGATGTCGGCGCCCATGGGGTTAACCCCGAGTTGATCATGCTGCTGGGCCGTCTTAAATACCGGACCAGCTACAGCCAGAACTGTTTGCAGCATTCTCTGGAGGTGGCTTTCCTTTGCGGGATCATGGCTTCCGAGTTGGGGCTCAATGTCAAACGGGCCAAGCGGGCCGGCTTGCTGCACGATATCGGCAAGGCGGTGGATCATGAGGTGGAAGGCTCGCATGCCAGTATCGGGGCCGATCTGGCCAAAAAATACGGCGAATCGCCGGAGGTGGTGCACGCCATTGCGGCCCATCACGAGGATGTGGAGCCGGAAGGAATTCTCGATATCCTGGTCCAGTCCGCCGACGCCCTGTCCGGGGCGCGGCCCGGGGCCCGCAAGGAGATGCTGGAGTCTTATGTCAAGCGCTTGGAGGATCTGGAAAAAATCGCCAACGGCTTCAAAGGGGTGGACAAATCGTATGCCATCCAGGCCGGCCGGGAGATCCGGGTGATAGTTGATTCCGCCAAGCTCAGTGACGCCGAGGCTGCCATGGTGACCAAAGATATCGTGAAAAAGATCGAAGAAGAGTTGACCTACCCCGGTCAGATCCGGGTTACCGTTATTCGTGAAAGCAGAAACGTAGAGTACGCCAAGTGA
- a CDS encoding cell division protein ZapA: MERLVKFEVLGQEFPLYTDAPEEDVQEILTLVKTQLEEVSQGGSTRGLPANKAAILTSLNMASQYVRLKREFAEYRQQVESSLERLSTRLDKT; this comes from the coding sequence TTGGAACGCTTGGTTAAATTCGAAGTGCTGGGCCAGGAGTTTCCGCTATATACCGACGCTCCGGAAGAGGATGTCCAGGAGATTCTGACCCTGGTTAAAACCCAGCTGGAAGAAGTCAGCCAGGGGGGCAGCACCCGGGGGTTGCCGGCCAATAAGGCCGCCATTCTCACCAGTTTGAATATGGCGAGTCAGTATGTCCGCCTGAAAAGGGAGTTTGCCGAGTATCGGCAGCAGGTTGAAAGCTCCCTAGAACGGCTTTCGACCCGCCTTGATAAAACGTAG
- a CDS encoding TIGR04219 family outer membrane beta-barrel protein, with protein MKQAACLLAALALLALPAKALALGLEVAVGVWSQSPSGDIGYEIDSSDDRLDLKRDAGFDRESRFTGRAKLELPIIPNIYLQATPMEFSGKGDKSVDFRFGDQTFDADVDFKSKLTLDQYDVALYYGLPLAGLATLGTVNIDLGLNLRFVSLKAEVDQPDTGFKESRSATLTVPMLYAGVQISPVDRFRLDLEGRYIAYSGNRYLDLVARLQGKISGPFFAAAGWRHQDIKIDARDIEGSLKVNGPFLETGFTF; from the coding sequence ATGAAACAAGCAGCCTGCCTGCTGGCAGCCCTGGCACTGCTGGCCCTTCCGGCCAAGGCCCTGGCTTTGGGCCTTGAGGTGGCGGTGGGAGTATGGTCCCAGAGTCCTTCCGGTGATATCGGCTACGAGATAGACTCCTCAGACGACCGTTTGGACCTGAAAAGGGATGCGGGTTTTGACCGGGAAAGCCGCTTCACGGGGCGGGCCAAACTGGAACTGCCGATTATCCCCAATATCTACCTGCAGGCCACCCCCATGGAGTTTTCCGGCAAGGGTGATAAGTCGGTGGATTTCCGGTTTGGTGATCAAACCTTTGACGCCGATGTGGACTTCAAGTCCAAACTGACCCTGGACCAGTACGATGTCGCCCTCTATTACGGGCTGCCGCTGGCCGGACTGGCCACGCTGGGAACCGTAAATATCGACCTGGGGCTCAACCTCCGCTTTGTCTCCCTGAAGGCCGAGGTTGACCAGCCGGATACCGGCTTCAAAGAATCCCGCAGCGCCACCCTGACCGTACCCATGCTCTACGCCGGGGTGCAGATCTCACCGGTGGATCGTTTCCGCCTGGATCTGGAGGGGCGCTACATCGCTTACAGCGGCAATCGCTACCTGGACCTGGTGGCCCGCCTGCAAGGCAAAATCAGCGGGCCGTTTTTTGCCGCGGCGGGCTGGCGGCACCAGGACATCAAGATCGACGCCCGGGATATCGAAGGCAGCCTGAAGGTAAACGGCCCCTTCCTGGAAACCGGCTTTACCTTCTAA
- a CDS encoding bifunctional UDP-N-acetylglucosamine diphosphorylase/glucosamine-1-phosphate N-acetyltransferase GlmU — translation MSKMIDSNLHVLVLAAGKGTRMRSARAKVLHEVFFAPMIAHVLEAVAALEPASTTVVVGHQRREVMAALAGRDLEFVIQQQQHGTAHAVLAAAPELQKRSGTLLILCGDTPLITPQTLREMLAAHRRRGDKLSVMTTMVANPFGYGRIICDRAGRLQRIVEEKDATAEERQIREINAGIYGVEIDFLFPALARVGSDNRQGEMYLTDIVEIAGRDGLAAHRYCCADATETLGVNSRVELAQAHAELQMRRNQELMLAGVTMYRPETIQVAPGVEIGQDTIIHPQVTISGKSRIGAGCTINSFNLLHDSELPAGTEVPPFGNQQ, via the coding sequence ATGAGCAAAATGATTGATTCCAACCTGCATGTACTGGTGCTGGCGGCGGGCAAGGGCACCCGTATGCGTTCGGCCCGGGCCAAGGTGCTCCACGAGGTTTTTTTTGCCCCCATGATCGCCCATGTGCTGGAGGCGGTGGCGGCCCTGGAGCCGGCCTCCACCACGGTGGTGGTGGGCCACCAGCGTCGGGAGGTGATGGCGGCTTTGGCTGGCCGCGACCTTGAGTTTGTGATCCAGCAGCAGCAACACGGTACGGCCCACGCGGTACTGGCCGCCGCCCCGGAGCTGCAAAAGCGCTCCGGCACCCTGCTGATCCTCTGCGGCGACACCCCGTTGATTACCCCGCAAACCTTGCGCGAGATGCTGGCGGCCCATCGCCGGCGGGGTGACAAGCTGTCGGTGATGACCACCATGGTGGCCAATCCCTTCGGCTATGGCCGGATTATCTGCGATCGGGCCGGGCGCCTGCAGCGCATCGTCGAAGAGAAGGACGCCACTGCCGAGGAACGGCAAATTCGGGAGATCAACGCCGGCATCTACGGTGTGGAAATAGACTTTCTTTTCCCTGCCTTGGCGCGGGTGGGGAGCGATAACCGCCAGGGGGAAATGTATCTTACCGATATCGTAGAAATTGCCGGGCGGGACGGGCTGGCGGCTCACCGTTACTGCTGTGCCGATGCCACCGAAACCCTGGGGGTGAACTCCCGGGTGGAACTGGCCCAGGCCCACGCTGAACTGCAGATGCGTCGCAACCAGGAACTGATGCTGGCCGGGGTAACCATGTACCGCCCGGAAACCATTCAGGTGGCCCCGGGGGTGGAGATCGGGCAGGATACCATTATTCACCCCCAGGTGACCATCAGCGGCAAAAGCCGGATTGGCGCAGGATGCACCATCAACTCTTTTAACCTGTTGCACGACAGCGAGCTACCAGCTGGCACCGAGGTCCCGCCCTTTGGTAACCAGCAGTGA
- a CDS encoding ABC transporter ATP-binding protein — translation MMLVELARVNKIYNRGKANEVWALRDADLRVPAGEMVCLKGPSGSGKSTLLAIIGCVMAPTSGQAAIAGRQLARLPDRFLTLHRRQTIGFIFQRFNLLPSLSVRDNITLPLLPLGVSPQECRRRAGVLLERLGISHRETFPARLLSGGEQQRVAIARALINDQPLVLADEPTAHLDSALSREFMAIMADLKAAGKTIIITSHDPLVAEDQAIDRVVEIHDGRVSDQRQGRGGPGSGGSG, via the coding sequence ATGATGCTGGTTGAACTGGCACGGGTTAACAAGATTTATAACCGGGGCAAGGCCAACGAGGTGTGGGCCTTGCGAGATGCCGACCTGCGGGTGCCGGCCGGTGAGATGGTCTGTCTGAAAGGGCCCAGCGGTTCCGGCAAGAGCACGCTGCTGGCCATTATCGGTTGCGTGATGGCGCCCACCAGTGGCCAGGCCGCCATTGCCGGCCGGCAACTGGCCCGGCTGCCCGACCGTTTTCTTACTCTGCACCGGCGGCAGACCATCGGTTTTATCTTTCAGCGCTTCAACCTGCTGCCCTCTTTGAGTGTGCGGGACAATATCACCCTGCCGCTGCTGCCCCTCGGGGTGTCCCCCCAGGAGTGCCGCCGGCGGGCCGGGGTGCTGCTGGAACGCCTGGGGATCAGCCACCGGGAAACCTTTCCCGCCCGCCTGCTCTCCGGGGGAGAGCAGCAGCGGGTGGCCATCGCCCGGGCCCTGATCAATGACCAGCCCCTGGTGCTGGCTGACGAACCCACCGCCCACCTGGACAGTGCTTTGAGTCGGGAGTTCATGGCGATCATGGCCGATCTCAAGGCCGCCGGCAAAACCATCATTATTACTTCCCACGATCCGCTGGTGGCCGAAGATCAAGCCATCGACCGGGTGGTGGAGATTCATGACGGCCGGGTAAGTGATCAGCGACAGGGGCGTGGTGGGCCGGGTTCGGGAGGGAGTGGTTGA
- a CDS encoding ABC transporter permease — MKSFLAKQLNLLDFALSSLWRRRLKNGAVLLVFAGVIFLVASFHLATTALTETATRLLAPAPDIVIQKMAAGRQESVPLAYEQELAGFFGIKKVVPRIWGYYFDEIREANFTVLGVDPARMPLAQHLDRTLAAGSFPGPGRDGEVAPVALGSLVSEALAVGKGDYFSFFRPDLSLKTFAVSGLFHPDGDLLSGDLIAMDIEQARDLFQIPTPLATDLCVYVYNPAEINNMARRIAEALPDTRVLTREQIQRTYQAVFGWRSGFAAVLLLSALAAFVILAWDKASGLSPEERREVAILKILGWQTPDVLALRCWEALLVAGFAFLLGLIGAYIHVVYFDAGLFRPVMVGWSVIHPGFALVPRVEAQDVLLLFSLTVLPYLAATVIPTWRCAAVPAEDSL; from the coding sequence ATGAAAAGTTTTTTGGCTAAACAGCTAAATCTGCTTGATTTCGCCCTCTCTTCCCTGTGGCGGCGGCGCCTGAAAAATGGGGCGGTGCTGCTGGTCTTTGCCGGGGTGATCTTCCTGGTGGCCTCCTTTCATCTGGCCACCACCGCGCTTACCGAAACCGCCACCCGGCTGCTGGCCCCGGCGCCGGATATCGTCATCCAAAAGATGGCCGCCGGCCGTCAGGAGTCGGTGCCGCTTGCCTACGAGCAGGAACTGGCCGGGTTCTTTGGTATCAAAAAGGTGGTGCCTCGCATTTGGGGCTATTATTTCGACGAGATTCGGGAGGCCAATTTCACCGTCCTGGGAGTGGATCCGGCGCGGATGCCCCTTGCTCAACATCTGGACCGGACCCTGGCGGCGGGGTCTTTTCCCGGCCCGGGGAGAGACGGGGAAGTGGCGCCGGTGGCCCTGGGGAGCCTGGTCAGCGAAGCGTTGGCGGTGGGGAAGGGTGATTATTTCTCCTTTTTCAGGCCCGATCTCTCTTTGAAAACCTTTGCCGTCAGCGGCCTTTTTCATCCCGACGGTGACCTGCTCAGCGGTGACCTGATCGCCATGGACATTGAGCAGGCCCGTGATCTGTTTCAAATCCCCACCCCCCTGGCCACCGATCTTTGTGTCTATGTTTATAACCCGGCGGAAATCAACAATATGGCCCGGCGCATTGCCGAGGCCCTGCCCGATACCCGGGTGTTGACCAGGGAACAGATTCAGCGTACCTACCAGGCTGTGTTCGGTTGGCGCAGCGGCTTTGCCGCCGTGCTGCTGCTCTCGGCCCTGGCCGCCTTTGTCATCCTGGCCTGGGATAAGGCCTCCGGGTTGTCGCCGGAAGAGCGGCGTGAGGTGGCGATTCTGAAAATCCTTGGTTGGCAGACCCCGGACGTGCTGGCCCTGCGTTGCTGGGAGGCCCTGCTGGTGGCCGGCTTTGCCTTTCTTTTGGGGCTGATCGGGGCCTACATCCACGTGGTCTATTTCGATGCCGGGCTTTTCCGGCCGGTGATGGTGGGCTGGTCGGTGATTCATCCCGGCTTTGCCCTGGTTCCCAGGGTTGAGGCCCAGGATGTGTTGCTGCTCTTCAGCCTCACCGTGCTGCCTTACCTGGCTGCCACCGTAATCCCCACCTGGCGCTGCGCCGCAGTGCCGGCGGAGGATTCATTATGA
- a CDS encoding nitrous oxide reductase accessory protein NosL gives MRKQVILLMAAVLVLALLWLPAAGTAGDEAFAAGPGELPPPVENLSQRERCPVCGMFVARYPEWISQLHLDGGEAHHFDGMKDLLAYYFSPAKFSGRADAEVKAIWTKDYYTLQWVEARRAWFVVGSRVHSPMGHDFIPLASREAAEAFKRDHQGQEILTFDEITPERVESMRTGHQMRR, from the coding sequence ATGAGAAAACAGGTGATTTTGCTGATGGCGGCCGTTTTGGTGCTGGCCCTGCTGTGGCTGCCGGCTGCCGGGACGGCTGGGGATGAGGCTTTTGCAGCCGGGCCGGGGGAGTTGCCGCCCCCGGTGGAAAATCTCAGCCAACGGGAAAGATGCCCGGTATGCGGCATGTTCGTCGCCCGCTATCCGGAGTGGATCAGCCAATTGCACCTGGATGGCGGTGAGGCCCACCATTTCGACGGCATGAAGGATCTGTTGGCCTATTATTTCAGCCCGGCTAAGTTCAGCGGTCGGGCCGATGCCGAGGTTAAGGCGATCTGGACCAAGGATTATTACACGTTGCAGTGGGTGGAGGCCCGCCGGGCCTGGTTTGTGGTGGGCAGCCGGGTGCACAGTCCCATGGGACACGATTTTATCCCCTTGGCCTCGCGGGAGGCCGCCGAGGCTTTTAAGCGGGATCATCAGGGGCAGGAGATTTTAACCTTTGATGAAATCACCCCTGAGCGAGTCGAGAGCATGCGAACCGGCCACCAAATGCGCCGGTAA
- a CDS encoding peroxiredoxin family protein, whose protein sequence is MLFVLLLGFLLLLAACGKSERRLQLGDPAPDFTATDQHGNTIRLAELAGGPVVLRFWSVDCKYCRADTPIFNDYYRRYKDQGLMVIYISLNEDQEMVRRFIADLEIEFPVIIDHGGRIAEQYRVRLDPQAVFINPEHKLATAVLGGVGEEEMARLLGGYLQ, encoded by the coding sequence TTGTTGTTTGTCCTGTTGCTTGGTTTCCTGCTGTTGTTGGCTGCCTGTGGCAAGAGCGAGCGACGGTTGCAGCTTGGAGATCCGGCTCCGGACTTTACCGCCACTGACCAGCACGGCAACACCATCCGCCTGGCCGAGCTGGCCGGCGGGCCGGTGGTGCTGCGCTTCTGGTCGGTGGATTGCAAGTACTGCCGGGCCGATACGCCGATTTTCAATGATTATTACCGGCGCTATAAAGACCAGGGGCTGATGGTAATTTACATCAGCTTGAACGAAGATCAGGAGATGGTCCGGCGTTTTATTGCCGACCTGGAAATTGAATTTCCGGTGATCATTGATCATGGTGGTCGGATCGCCGAGCAATACCGGGTCAGGCTTGATCCCCAGGCGGTGTTCATCAACCCCGAGCACAAGCTGGCCACCGCCGTACTGGGGGGGGTCGGTGAAGAGGAAATGGCCAGACTGCTGGGAGGCTATCTGCAATGA
- a CDS encoding methyl-accepting chemotaxis protein has product MAISIGKKLNSNILLLAIVAFGAFMTLGVTAVTTARDSFIQEKFEQLSSIREIKKNQVESYFLERRGDLAVLTGMIGALRDSLGEEGNGAMLAARYDDFFTNFKESYGYYDLFLIDPEGHVFYTVERESDYQTNLITGLYRDSNLGQLVRQVRQSGRYGLIDFAPYAPSNGEPAAFIAQPLLRNGQLEMIVALQLALTDINEIMQERTGMGQTGETYLVGPDYLMRSDSFLDPQNFSVSASFARPDQGRVDTAAAQAAIGGQSGAEIVLDYNDNPVLSAYTPVRVDGLNWALLAEIDEQEVRHDSQAARNLLNRVLVIGGFATLAMMAGIIINFLIVRRMVTVLNRISSGLHDGANQVSASSSQVAAGGQELAEGATEQAASLEETSASLEEISSMTQQNAENAGGADNLMREAGAVVKRAGDSMGELTNSMAAITKASEETSKIIKTIDEIAFQTNLLALNAAVEAARAGEAGAGFAVVADEVRNLAMRAAEAAQNTAELIDSTVQQVKDGAEIVERTNEAFGEVAGSTSKAASLVGEIAAASKEQAEGVSQLNSTMGQMDEVVQRTAANAEESAAAAQQLSAMSAQMKDFVGELTFLVNGEATVSQSSGYETGGGVRRRPTPAAPTRQALPTPAPKKAKPATATGGKKAEEIIPFDDDDFKDF; this is encoded by the coding sequence ATGGCTATATCAATCGGTAAAAAACTCAACAGTAACATTCTGTTGCTGGCCATCGTGGCCTTTGGCGCCTTCATGACTTTGGGGGTTACCGCGGTGACCACCGCCCGGGACTCCTTTATCCAGGAGAAATTTGAACAACTCTCTTCTATCCGGGAGATCAAGAAAAATCAGGTTGAAAGTTATTTTCTGGAACGCCGGGGCGACCTGGCGGTGCTGACCGGTATGATCGGCGCCCTGCGCGACAGCCTGGGGGAGGAAGGCAACGGCGCGATGCTGGCCGCCCGCTACGATGATTTCTTCACCAACTTCAAAGAGTCTTACGGTTATTACGATCTCTTCCTGATCGATCCGGAAGGACATGTTTTCTACACCGTGGAGCGGGAATCGGACTACCAGACCAACTTGATAACCGGCCTATACCGGGATTCCAACCTGGGCCAACTGGTGCGCCAGGTACGGCAAAGCGGCCGTTACGGGCTGATCGATTTCGCCCCCTACGCCCCCAGCAACGGCGAACCGGCGGCGTTCATCGCCCAGCCACTGTTGAGAAACGGCCAACTGGAGATGATCGTGGCCCTGCAATTGGCGCTGACGGACATCAACGAGATCATGCAGGAACGCACCGGCATGGGCCAAACCGGCGAGACCTACCTGGTGGGGCCGGACTACCTGATGCGCTCGGATTCCTTTCTCGATCCTCAAAATTTCTCCGTCAGCGCCTCCTTTGCCCGTCCCGACCAGGGCCGGGTGGACACCGCCGCCGCCCAAGCGGCCATCGGCGGCCAAAGCGGGGCGGAGATCGTGCTGGACTACAACGACAACCCGGTGCTGTCCGCCTACACCCCGGTACGGGTGGACGGCCTCAACTGGGCCCTGCTGGCGGAAATCGATGAACAGGAAGTACGCCACGATTCCCAGGCCGCCCGCAACCTGCTCAACCGGGTGCTGGTGATCGGCGGTTTCGCCACCCTGGCGATGATGGCGGGGATCATCATCAACTTCCTGATTGTCCGCCGGATGGTTACAGTACTCAACCGTATCAGCAGCGGCCTGCACGACGGCGCCAACCAGGTCTCGGCCTCTTCCAGCCAAGTGGCCGCCGGCGGCCAGGAACTGGCGGAAGGCGCCACCGAACAGGCGGCTTCCCTGGAGGAAACCTCCGCTTCCCTGGAAGAGATCTCTTCCATGACCCAGCAAAACGCCGAAAACGCCGGCGGCGCCGACAACCTGATGCGGGAGGCCGGGGCCGTGGTCAAGCGGGCCGGCGATTCCATGGGCGAGCTTACCAACTCCATGGCCGCCATCACCAAGGCCAGCGAAGAAACCAGCAAGATCATTAAAACCATCGACGAAATCGCCTTCCAGACCAACCTGCTGGCCTTGAACGCGGCGGTGGAAGCGGCCCGGGCCGGCGAGGCCGGGGCGGGTTTCGCGGTGGTGGCCGACGAGGTACGAAACCTGGCCATGCGTGCGGCGGAAGCGGCCCAAAACACCGCTGAGCTCATCGACAGTACAGTGCAGCAGGTCAAGGACGGGGCGGAAATCGTCGAGCGCACCAACGAGGCCTTTGGCGAGGTGGCCGGCAGCACCAGCAAGGCCGCAAGCCTGGTGGGTGAAATCGCCGCCGCTTCCAAGGAGCAGGCCGAGGGAGTAAGCCAGCTAAACAGCACCATGGGTCAGATGGACGAGGTGGTGCAGCGCACCGCCGCCAACGCCGAGGAATCGGCGGCGGCCGCCCAGCAGTTGAGCGCCATGTCCGCCCAGATGAAAGATTTCGTTGGCGAGTTGACATTCCTGGTCAACGGCGAGGCCACGGTTTCACAATCCTCCGGCTATGAAACGGGCGGGGGAGTCCGACGTCGCCCGACACCGGCCGCCCCCACTCGCCAGGCCCTGCCCACCCCGGCCCCCAAAAAGGCCAAGCCCGCCACTGCCACCGGCGGCAAAAAGGCGGAGGAAATCATCCCCTTCGACGACGATGATTTTAAGGATTTTTAA
- a CDS encoding MBL fold metallo-hydrolase, producing MPNHSATDGLQLQHALDRMDQPTALYKDGEHAVYWLGVPEDTAFRSNIYLIRDGGHGLLVDPGSRHLFEQVYRRVAQIMPPDSLAGMIICHQDPDVAASMGQWLTVNPAMKVLTTPRNQVLLPHYDPPAYEFYDVEANPEYRLPSGRSLRFIPAPFLHFPGAFTTYHAAARLLFSGDIWAAIDLDWQLVVSSFAEHIPALDLFHTEYMASNLAARGFVQRLDGLPIDAILPQHGSLIGPAMVPEALEYLRQLRCGTDIIYAGLDQP from the coding sequence ATGCCCAACCATTCCGCCACCGACGGACTCCAATTACAGCATGCCCTGGACCGGATGGATCAACCCACGGCGCTGTACAAGGACGGCGAGCATGCCGTGTACTGGCTGGGAGTGCCGGAAGACACGGCCTTTCGCAGCAATATCTACCTGATCCGGGACGGCGGACATGGTTTGCTGGTGGATCCCGGCAGCCGCCACTTATTCGAGCAGGTTTACCGGCGGGTGGCGCAGATCATGCCCCCCGACTCCTTGGCGGGCATGATCATTTGCCACCAGGATCCCGATGTGGCAGCCTCCATGGGCCAGTGGTTGACCGTCAACCCGGCCATGAAGGTGCTGACCACTCCCCGCAACCAGGTCCTGCTGCCCCACTACGATCCTCCCGCCTATGAATTTTACGACGTCGAAGCCAACCCCGAATACCGGTTGCCCTCGGGCCGTTCGCTGCGCTTCATCCCCGCCCCCTTCCTCCATTTCCCCGGAGCTTTTACTACCTACCACGCCGCCGCCCGACTGCTTTTTTCCGGTGACATATGGGCGGCCATTGATCTTGACTGGCAACTGGTGGTCTCTTCTTTTGCCGAGCATATCCCGGCCCTGGATCTTTTTCACACCGAGTACATGGCTTCCAACCTGGCGGCTCGCGGCTTTGTGCAACGGTTGGACGGCCTGCCCATCGACGCCATCCTGCCCCAGCACGGTTCCCTCATCGGCCCGGCCATGGTGCCGGAAGCCCTGGAATACCTGCGCCAACTGCGCTGCGGCACCGACATCATCTACGCCGGGCTGGACCAACCATGA